A stretch of Henckelia pumila isolate YLH828 chromosome 4, ASM3356847v2, whole genome shotgun sequence DNA encodes these proteins:
- the LOC140862747 gene encoding cell wall / vacuolar inhibitor of fructosidase 2-like: MGYYSWFLPLFVLQISFLYPIISFADANPNLIQETCKKTKYYDLCVSLLESDSSGPKSDTKELALIMIRYGIAKATDTNSYLSNQIQGVANDTLMKTAMRECADKYASANDALQNSVQVLSVNMYDYAYLHVMAAGDYPNGCRTAFNRGPGMGYPSELAVREDGLKRICDVVLGIIDSLDW; the protein is encoded by the coding sequence ATGGGATATTATTCTTGGTTTTTGCCCCTCTTCGTTCTCCAAATTTCTTTTTTATATCCAATAATTTCATTTGCCGATGCAAACCCAAACTTAATTCAAGAAACTTGCAAGAAAACCAAGTACTACGATCTCTGCGTATCGTTGCTCGAATCGGATTCATCGGGTCCGAAATCAGACACAAAAGAGTTGGCTCTGATCATGATAAGATATGGGATAGCTAAAGCAACGGACACGAACTCTTACCTATCGAATCAAATTCAAGGTGTGGCAAATGACACATTGATGAAGACAGCCATGAGAGAATGTGCAGACAAGTATGCTTCTGCGAATGATGCGCTCCAAAATTCAGTTCAAGTTTTGAGTGTAAATATGTATGATTATGCCTATTTGCATGTGATGGCGGCCGGGGATTACCCCAATGGTTGTCGAACGGCGTTCAACCGGGGGCCCGGGATGGGTTATCCGTCGGAGCTTGCTGTGAGGGAAGATGGATTGAAGCGTATTTGCGATGTGGTTTTAGGGATTATTGATAGTCTTGATTGGTGA
- the LOC140867523 gene encoding chitinase 2-like, whose amino-acid sequence MNKLIHVFFIITFGLSLQQLGDGKVMMEYIGATGAPVKFRNVPISPAIDFHFLLSFAIDANSSGSPQNGVFSPYWSSTLTPHAVAATKRRHPNVKAMASLSGWSLGPKVLSWYDPRDQRLWISNAFSSLKSLIATYHLDGIDVDYERFPKHSNGSIRTFAYCIGELITLLKNQSVITVATVAPFYFTVPPYVELYKRYGGVIDYVNYQFYTDRIETPEAYLQAFKNRTEIFDEDKVLPSYEVHGRGIQGDAFFEALRVLEENGFEVKGAMIFSADASASNGYYYEKKTQDFLVNNSSKHI is encoded by the exons ATGAATAAGCTAATCCATGTGTTTTTCATCATCACCTTTGGCCTCAGTCTCCAGCAACTTGGTG aTGGAAAGGTGATGATGGAGTACATCGGAGCCACCGGCGCCCCGGTCAAGTTCCGCAACGTCCCCATTTCCCCGGCCATAGATTTCCACTTCTTGCTCAGCTTCGCCATCGACGCCAACTCCTCCGGCAGCCCCCAGAACGGCGTATTCTCACCCTACTGGTCCTCCACCCTCACCCCGCACGCGGTGGCAGCCACCAAGCGCCGCCACCCCAACGTCAAGGCCATGGCCAGCCTCTCCGGCTGGAGCCTCGGTCCCAAAGTCCTCTCCTGGTACGACCCACGAGACCAACGCCTCTGGATCTCCAACGCATTCTCATCCCTCAAATCCCTCATCGCCACCTACCATTTAGATGGAATCGACGTAGATTACGAGAGATTCCCGAAACACAGCAACGGAAGTATACGTACCTTCGCCTACTGCATAGGAGAACTCATCACTCTCTTGAAGAATCAAAGTGTAATAACGGTGGCCACCGTGGCGCCATTTTACTTCACTGTTCCGCCGTACGTCGAGCTGTATAAGAGATACGGGGGTGTCATTGATTACGTGAATTATCAGTTCTATACTGATAGAATCGAGACCCCGGAAGCGTACTTGCAGGCTTTTAAGAATAGGACGGAGATTTTCGATGAAGATAAGGTTTTGCCTAGCTACGAAGTGCATGGAAGAGGGATCCAAGGGGACGCTTTCTTTGAGGCTTTGAGGGTTTTGGAAGAGAATGGGTTTGAGGTGAAGGGGGCGATGATTTTCTCTGCGGATGCTTCTGCTTCGAATGGTTATTATTATGAGAAGAAAACGCAGGATTTCTTGGTTAATAATTCAAGTAAGCATATATAA
- the LOC140860826 gene encoding uncharacterized protein, translating into MGHQCCNKQRVKRGLWSPEEDEKLVAHITKHGHACWSSIPRLAGLQRCGKSCRLRWINYLRPDLKRGSFTEQEETTIIDVHRILGNRWAQIAKHLPGRTDNEVKNFWNSCIKKKLIARGFDPNTHNLLSNSTTANSKCQYPQQPYNDYSDHNARSSSSNFTNGTASNARFTISNHDQQQHPSSCTPLISCDVGTTTTTTAAADTAAAATSNCMMYYSSSAPAYGILNIDHNINTDDWDHDHHSAIHVEFPFHKQVAEQDYDPIKLQAQQHNYISDEPLSGNLEDHSCRNISTLFDFEFIDSLPLPSPTLYNGCSVNSMDMEDDQVAWDYMPS; encoded by the exons ATGGGTCATCAGTGTTGCAACAAGCAGAGAGTCAAGAGAGGGTTATGGTCTCCCGAAGAGGACGAGAAGCTCGTCGCGCATATCACTAAACACGGCCACGCTTGCTGGAGTTCCATTCCAAGATTAGCAG GGTTGCAAAGGTGTGGGAAGAGTTGCAGATTGAGGTGGATAAATTACCTGAGACCCGACCTCAAGAGAGGATCCTTCACAGAGCAAGAGGAGACAACAATCATAGATGTTCACAGGATCTTAGGCAACAGATGGGCTCAAATAGCCAAGCACTTGCCCGGCCGGACCGACAACGAAGTCAAGAATTTCTGGAATTCTTGCATCAAGAAAAAGCTTATTGCTCGAGGCTTCGATCCCAACACTCACAATCTCCTCTCTAATTCTACTACTGCTAACAGTAAATGCCAATATCCTCAACAACCTTACAACGATTATTCCGATCACAACGCGCGAAGCTCGTCTTCTAACTTCACAAATGGTACTGCTTCTAATGCAAGATTTACGATATCAAATCATGATCAGCAGCAGCACCCATCAAGCTGCACCCCGCTCATCTCGTGTGATGTCggtactactactactactactgctgctgctgatactgctgctgctgctacTTCGAACTGTATGATGTACTACTCCTCATCAGCCCCGGCCTATGGAATCCTAAATATTGACCACAACATTAATACTGATGATTGGGATCATGATCATCATAGCGCCATTCACGTCGAGTTTCCATTTCATAAACAGGTAGCAGAACAAGATTATGATCCAATAAAATTGCAAGCGCAACAGCATAACTATATTTCTGATGAACCGCTCTCTGGAAATCTTGAGGATCATAGCTGCAGGAATATTTCGACGTTATTCGATTTTGAGTTCATTGATTCTTTGCCATTGCCTTCTCCCACACTATACAATGGTTGTAGTGTAAACTCTATGGATATGGAAGATGATCAGGTTGCTTGGGACTACATGCCTAGCTAG